The genomic segment GCCAGCCACCGACAGCACCTTCATCAACACCGGCGCCGCCCACAACAAGCCACGCCCCAGCGCCTGTACCCAGCCACCTTGGGGCGTGGCGGAGGGGCGGCGGGTCAGGTACAGGCCTGCATCGTCAATTTTGACGATAGCGGCCACCAGGCCATACACCCCCACGGTCATGGCAAAGGCCACGCCGGCCAGCACCATAAACTGGGTCGTCCAGACCCTGTCTTGCACCGTGCCTAGAGTGATAGCGATGATTTCGGCCGAGAGAATGAAGTCGGTGCGAATGGCGCCCTTGATCTTGTCTTTCTCCAAGGCCACCAGGTCTACCGCAGGGTTCTGTAGCGCCTGCAGCAGCTCGGCTTGATGGGCTGCGTCGTCCTCTGCGCGGTGCAAAAACTTGTGGGCCAACTTCTCGAAGCCTTCAAAACACAAAAAGGCACCACCAATCATCAGCAGCGGCGTAACCAGCCACGGCGCCACGATGCTGATAGCCAGGGCTGCGGGCACCAGAATCACTTTGTTGAGCAGCGAGCCTTTGCACACCGCCCACACCACCGGCAGCTCGCGCTCGGCAGACACGCCGGTGACCTGCTGCGCATTCAGGGCGAGGTCGTCCCCCAAAACACCGGCGGTTTTCTTGGCCGCCACTTTGCTGAGTACGGCCACATCGTCGAGGATGGTGGCAATGTCGTCCAAAAGGGCAAGAAGGCTGCTGGCCATAGGGTGGTTAATTGGAGTGGGTAAGGCCGCGATTGTCACCCGTTTGGCGTATGCCGCTCAGGGCAAGCCCTTACAGAGCTGGCGCAAAGCTTGCTGGAGAATGGAACCACGCCTCCGACACTTATGCCACCCACCTTGACCGTTGACCGCCAACCCCACCTCACAGCGCCCACGGTCTTGGATATCGAGGCGTCCGGCCTGGGGCGCAATAGTTACCCCATCGAGATCGGCTATGTGCTCCCGGACGGCCATGCCTATTGCACCCTGGTGCAGCCCGAGGCCGATTGGACCCACTGGGACGCCGGTGCCGCCAGCCTGCACCGCATCACCCGCGAGCTGCTCCAGCGGCGCGGCTTGAGTGCCCGCGATGTGGCCAAGCTGCTCAATGCCCAGCTGGCCGGCACCACGGTGTACACCGACGGCTGGGCCAACGACTTCACTTGGCTCAATGTGCTGTTTGAGGCCGCTGGCATGAGCCCCCGCTTCAAGCTGGAAA from the Rhodoferax potami genome contains:
- a CDS encoding DUF808 domain-containing protein, with product MASSLLALLDDIATILDDVAVLSKVAAKKTAGVLGDDLALNAQQVTGVSAERELPVVWAVCKGSLLNKVILVPAALAISIVAPWLVTPLLMIGGAFLCFEGFEKLAHKFLHRAEDDAAHQAELLQALQNPAVDLVALEKDKIKGAIRTDFILSAEIIAITLGTVQDRVWTTQFMVLAGVAFAMTVGVYGLVAAIVKIDDAGLYLTRRPSATPQGGWVQALGRGLLWAAPVLMKVLSVAGTAAMFLVGGGILVHGLPFLHHLTEGLPLGFVWDGLIGVVAGALVLAAVTLVQRVRGGLKAN